GGACAAAGATTACCGGCTTCAACAAGAAGGGCGGCGGCTCGCCTCGCGTTGAGATAGCGGAAGCATTCAACAGCAAGGGTGAGCTTCTGGACGGCAACTACATGAACATCTTCAAAACGGCTGGTTTTGCTGCGCCTGCCGCCAGCTTCTCCGCTTCTGCCGAGCTTTGGAAGAAAAACCCGAAGAAGATGGATGAAGACTATTACAACGAAATGCGATACCGGAATAAGCCTGCTCTGCCGGGTGAGATACATACCGGCTTTGAGGATACCGGGAAAGAGTATAAGTGGCAGGACGGCGGCACATCGCGGATATACGCAACGAACTTCAACTCCAAGCAGCCTAAGCTGGTAAACGGCGAGCGAAAGCTTACTGATACCAATATGAAGATGGAAGTAGAGGTCGATAACGAAGGGAGAATCGTTGATAAACTACTTCGGGAAGTGCTTGATGACCCGGAAATATTCTCAGGCAAAGACCTTGATCGATCATTCGAAAAGGCTTTAAATGCCGAAAAAGAAACATGGGTAACGGTTTCCCCGTCTTCATATATGGCAAATGAAACGCTGCACCATCACCTGCCCGTTAAATACGACGGTCTGGGAGCGCCTATCATTACGAAGGGCGAATTTGCCGGTAAGAGGCTGGATGAAGTGGTATCCGGTAATAAAGTCAAAGGCTCATTCTATCGGGAACCCGGCGAGGAGAAACTTCCTATAAAGGTCGGTGGCCGTGTCAGGTTTAAGCGTCCGGGAACAGGCCAATGGGAAGAAGGAGATCTGGTCGCTAAGACCCGTAACTCTTTCAGTATACACACCGACGATGGGAATGACTTTACCGTCAATCGGGTGGCTGCTGTAAGGCGAAAAAAGCAACTTATACCGAAGTCCGGAGCCATTGGCGAAGTAACAGATGAAAATATGATAAAGATATATCTCCCGAAGGGTAAGGCTAAAGAGTTTGCCAGGGTTCCGGGAACGTTGGTGGAAGGTAACACAGTCACGGTAGACCTCGGGGGCTCATTTGAACACGTCCGGGATATGCTGGGTGGTATATCATTGAGGGATGATGCTAAGAAGCTGGTAGACCACTATTACGATAGTCGAAAGAAGATGGCGAAGCAAAAGGATGTCCGGATGTTGGAGCCTTACGGCGAAGAGCATCTTCGCAAGGGAGCACCGGGGCTTTCCGGTGTTGGCCTGAAAGAAACATATGATTGGTATGATAGCGAAGGGACAAAACACACTGACCCGCTGATTCTTGAGCCGCATCAAAGATCGGCTGTGGAGGCTATAAGCCGGACGGGAAGCCACGTTCTCGGGCATGGAATGGGAACGGGCAAGACTTTATCCGGAATCGCCGGGGCATTGAACCTGCATAAGCAGGGGAACGCAAAGAAGACCTTGATATTATGTTCCTCCGGGAACAGAGACAACTGGCATGAGCAGTTGAGCAACTTTACCACGGAAGAGCCGACGATCTACGGTAATAGTGGGGAAACAAAGAGGAAGAATGGCAAGTATTCAGCCGGGGGCAAAGAAAGTAACAGCTTCTTCAATGTCGTAGGCTATGAGATGTTCCGGAATAACCCTGAGAAGTATCTTGATGGTGTCGATACAGTCATCGTTGACGAAGCGCACCACGTAAAGAATACCGGGGCGGAGCTTCGCAAGTCCCTTGATCGTGCCGGTGGCCAGCTTAAAAACCGTATCATGCTATCCGGAACACCAATGGAGAACAGCCCGGACGAGCTTTACTCGCTTATCAACTACAGCACGGCGGGAAGACATAACCTCGGAACGAAAAAAGAGTTTATGGAAAGCTACACGGTTAAGGCTAAGAGTGAAAAGGGACGCGGCCAGGTAACATTGATGAACCCGGAGAAATTGAAAGACCTGGGAGAAAAGCTTGCCCCGCATATGCAGTATAAGAGCACCAGTGAGCTTGAGGGCCGTAAAACCCCGAATAAGGAAGAAAAAACCCACTATCTTGATATGACCGATATGCAGAAGAAGATGTATAAAGGGTTAAAGGGGTTGAAGCCGGAAGAGCAGAGGGCTTTAAAAAACGATAGGGATGCTATTAGGGCGGGTAAAAACGTTCAGTCTTCGCAGTTGTCGGAAGTGGCAATGCGGAAGTTGTGGACCCAGCGGCAGACAGCCAACACCGCCTATGCAACGGATAATAGCAAAAGCATCGAGGAAAAGTATGCCGAGTCTCCGAAAGCACAGAAAGCATATGAGCTTATGCTGGAGCATTTTAAACAAGTACCGGACGGTAAGATTGTCCTCTTCAGCGGTCAGACTGGCGAGGAAACGCAGAGCGGGGCGCATTTGCTTGAGCATGTAGCCAAGAAGGTTCAAGCTAACCTGGGGTATGATTATGGAAAATATCTTGGTAAGTCTTCCAAGGGTAGAAGTGGAACGTCTGAAGTTGAGCGGCAGCGGGCGGCGAAGGAGTTCAAAGACCCGGCTGGCAATAACCGTATTATCATCGTCAGCGACGCGGGCTCGGAGGGTATAAACCTGAGAACAGCTTCGATGCTTATAAACTTCGACGCTGAATGGAATCCGATGAAGATGGAACAGCGCAAGGCCCGTGCTCTTCGCTTGGATAGCAAGAGAAAGAACGTTGCTATCCATAACCTTGTGATGAATGACACTTCAGAAGGAGCGGATGATTCTGTCGATAAGCTTATCGAGGAGATCGGAGCGCATAAGGCGAAGATAGCGCAGCAGATCGAATCTGCGGTGAAGACAGCCGATATAAGGGGGCCGCGATACAACAACATTAACCCTTCCAATATACGCAAGTGGGGTGTTGTGGACGGCTTGAGAAAGTCCATGTCGGGATTGTTTATACCGGTGAAGCCCGAAAGCAGGCTTGTAATAGGGATAAGGAAGAATCCGCCGTTGATATTGAAGTAAAATCAATTTTGGGGAAGGAAAAAGCCTCTCGGGAGTCCGGGGGGCTTTTTTTTATGCCATTTTAGGCGCAGAAACAAAATTTGTTGTAGAATGTATATAGTAATGGAAGATGAAAGGGGGCGTTGACGTTGGAACGTTTAGGAATGATAGTCAATAAAGATACGGGAGCACTGTTCGATGTATATGAGTGGCCGGGGCCGTTTGAGGGGTCTGTCTTTGCTCCTGAAGGGGCGACACACGTTATCGAATGCTACACGGAGAAGAGAGCCGGGGGGTTCGGATATCGGGCGGCACGGATACTAAAGACGGTTGCACATGTGGCCGTTGATGAAGGCGAAGGCGGCGAGGTTATATGGGAAAAGTGGCCGCTGAAATATCGACCGAGTTTCTTATAAGGAGGGCTAAATGCTTAGAACGTTTGTTGAGTTAAAGTCACGCTATAGGGGCGAAACAGATTATATTGTAACCTTCTCTGATGAACCCCGGAATGAGCATCGAATCACTTTTGTCGAAGAAGGGAGGTTGTTCAAGAAGCCGCTATGGGGGCCGGAAGAAAGAGCGGGGCTTGCCATTGAAGCAGTTCGCGAATGGATGATCGAGGACCACAAACGGCAGATCGAATGGTTCAAAAGGAAGGGCTTCGATATTCC
The sequence above is a segment of the Candidatus Omnitrophota bacterium genome. Coding sequences within it:
- a CDS encoding DEAD/DEAH box helicase, whose product is TKITGFNKKGGGSPRVEIAEAFNSKGELLDGNYMNIFKTAGFAAPAASFSASAELWKKNPKKMDEDYYNEMRYRNKPALPGEIHTGFEDTGKEYKWQDGGTSRIYATNFNSKQPKLVNGERKLTDTNMKMEVEVDNEGRIVDKLLREVLDDPEIFSGKDLDRSFEKALNAEKETWVTVSPSSYMANETLHHHLPVKYDGLGAPIITKGEFAGKRLDEVVSGNKVKGSFYREPGEEKLPIKVGGRVRFKRPGTGQWEEGDLVAKTRNSFSIHTDDGNDFTVNRVAAVRRKKQLIPKSGAIGEVTDENMIKIYLPKGKAKEFARVPGTLVEGNTVTVDLGGSFEHVRDMLGGISLRDDAKKLVDHYYDSRKKMAKQKDVRMLEPYGEEHLRKGAPGLSGVGLKETYDWYDSEGTKHTDPLILEPHQRSAVEAISRTGSHVLGHGMGTGKTLSGIAGALNLHKQGNAKKTLILCSSGNRDNWHEQLSNFTTEEPTIYGNSGETKRKNGKYSAGGKESNSFFNVVGYEMFRNNPEKYLDGVDTVIVDEAHHVKNTGAELRKSLDRAGGQLKNRIMLSGTPMENSPDELYSLINYSTAGRHNLGTKKEFMESYTVKAKSEKGRGQVTLMNPEKLKDLGEKLAPHMQYKSTSELEGRKTPNKEEKTHYLDMTDMQKKMYKGLKGLKPEEQRALKNDRDAIRAGKNVQSSQLSEVAMRKLWTQRQTANTAYATDNSKSIEEKYAESPKAQKAYELMLEHFKQVPDGKIVLFSGQTGEETQSGAHLLEHVAKKVQANLGYDYGKYLGKSSKGRSGTSEVERQRAAKEFKDPAGNNRIIIVSDAGSEGINLRTASMLINFDAEWNPMKMEQRKARALRLDSKRKNVAIHNLVMNDTSEGADDSVDKLIEEIGAHKAKIAQQIESAVKTADIRGPRYNNINPSNIRKWGVVDGLRKSMSGLFIPVKPESRLVIGIRKNPPLILK